Proteins from one Deinococcus actinosclerus genomic window:
- a CDS encoding glycoside hydrolase family 13 protein, which translates to MNALHPDHTLDPRPVTPQWVTDAVFYQIFPDRFARSGRVRGLNLQEWGDTPHFNRYMGGDLWGVAAKLDYIQSLGVNAIYFCPVFQSASNHRYHTHDYYQVDPMLGGNEALRHLIDEAHARGMRVVLDGVFNHASRGFFQFNDLLEQGEASAYRDWFHVDAWPLHPYDDAQPANYAAWWGNRALPKFNTDNRAVRAFLWDVAEHWIRFGVDGWRLDVPNEIDDDSFWQEFRRRVKAINPDAYIVGEIWGDAHRWLQGDQFDAVMNYHFTRPCLAFFGAHTLDHPMNERSGTGRVDAMDAAAFAQRMTEVTRMYHPDVVRVQLNLLDSHDTARFLTAVGGDHSAFRLATVFQMTYVGTPCIYYGDEVGLPGGPDPDCRRAFPWDEGSWNQETLALTRKLTAARHATPALQRGDFHVTHAQGEQLVYARRHASGAAFVGLNAGLKDAHLPFTGVTPGDYRDVLTGRTVHLTGDTPLSVPARGALVLVPLG; encoded by the coding sequence ATGAACGCGCTTCACCCGGACCACACCCTCGATCCCCGTCCTGTCACGCCGCAGTGGGTGACGGACGCGGTGTTCTACCAGATCTTCCCCGACCGCTTCGCCCGTTCGGGTCGCGTGCGGGGCCTGAACCTGCAGGAGTGGGGGGACACGCCGCACTTCAACCGCTACATGGGCGGCGACCTGTGGGGCGTGGCGGCGAAACTGGACTACATCCAGAGCCTGGGCGTGAACGCCATCTACTTCTGCCCGGTGTTCCAGTCCGCCAGCAACCACCGCTACCACACGCACGACTACTATCAGGTGGACCCGATGCTGGGCGGCAACGAGGCGTTGCGGCACCTGATCGACGAGGCGCACGCGCGCGGCATGCGTGTGGTGCTGGACGGCGTGTTCAACCACGCCAGCCGGGGGTTCTTCCAGTTCAACGACCTGCTGGAGCAGGGCGAGGCGAGCGCGTACCGCGACTGGTTCCACGTGGACGCGTGGCCGCTGCACCCGTACGACGACGCGCAGCCCGCGAACTACGCGGCGTGGTGGGGCAACCGCGCGCTGCCCAAATTCAACACGGACAACCGCGCGGTGCGGGCGTTTCTGTGGGACGTCGCCGAGCACTGGATCCGTTTCGGGGTGGACGGCTGGCGGCTGGACGTCCCGAACGAGATCGACGACGATTCGTTCTGGCAGGAGTTCCGGCGGCGCGTGAAGGCCATCAACCCGGACGCGTACATCGTCGGGGAGATCTGGGGCGACGCGCACCGCTGGCTCCAGGGCGACCAGTTCGACGCGGTCATGAACTACCACTTCACGCGGCCCTGCCTGGCGTTCTTCGGGGCGCACACGCTCGATCACCCCATGAACGAGCGCAGCGGCACGGGGCGCGTGGACGCGATGGACGCCGCGGCGTTCGCGCAGCGCATGACCGAGGTGACGCGCATGTACCACCCGGACGTGGTGCGCGTGCAGCTGAACCTGCTCGACTCGCACGACACGGCGCGCTTCCTGACCGCCGTGGGGGGGGATCACTCGGCGTTCCGGCTGGCGACGGTGTTCCAGATGACGTACGTGGGCACGCCCTGCATCTACTACGGCGACGAGGTGGGCCTGCCCGGTGGCCCGGACCCCGACTGCCGCCGCGCGTTCCCCTGGGACGAGGGCAGCTGGAATCAGGAGACGCTGGCCCTGACCCGCAAGCTGACGGCGGCGCGTCACGCCACGCCGGCCCTGCAACGCGGGGATTTCCACGTGACGCACGCGCAGGGCGAGCAGCTCGTGTACGCGCGCCGTCACGCGAGCGGCGCGGCGTTCGTGGGGCTGAACGCCGGCCTGAAGGACGCGCACCTGCCGTTCACGGGGGTCACGCCCGGCGATTACCGCGACGTGCTCACGGGCCGCACCGTCCACCTGACCGGCGACACGCCCCTGAGCGTACCCGCACGCGGCGCGCTGGTGCTGGTCCCCCTGGGGTGA
- a CDS encoding DUF11 domain-containing protein — protein sequence MTYLIRTPLGRAALCLLALLGGASGRAGSCVGTACVVAGPRLLSVDSGRSVILNTLIEGLLGGGNLSATALDWNAVAQADVRLDTFLNLLQARVSAASVQDALNTQITAATLFEVAAQAAQADGNVAAASALNLLAARVGGLSGTLRLGELLQLSFPPGAFTDARLNLLNLVLGGAQLFNTRNAVTTGTTPITLTGVSVDLSALGLGLGTVTPTVQAFVQVIEPPVYVCGPQGAEFHTAAVRVKLDVNLGNLNVGVPAAGLTLTLTRLNLYLEVAQAAGTIGLIDAVADAVTLSATPGVAKLGLGTIPDATFFNRTVADPFTALTPAIIGTTQISVSLPLVGSQSVNLDVNARGLASGTPGPGSLTFSGPYPQTQTVSSGAVGVTSLVTSLVDSLTLSLTVSAGQSILSGLQTVLNAAISNALAPVTSTLKLVLRPVLVAVLNAAVDQVLTLLGIRIGEAVLTVTGVNTVCTVTGRVYSDQQPDGTPDPGETWPGPTVTVNALRGGRVVGTVSVPAGSGAYSLSVPENTDALLLSTSPTSLTPTAPGGFVFVNPPTGQVTLSVPPGATSVPDQNFGLFAGDRLTTLVFRDDGRDAVINGVPVSGVPHDVLRQLSELPVAGLTLTAQGSGGTRSATTDQTGAATLYLPLGWTGVTLSAGIVPARDALTGLRVDSAVVLATDPLGSGLSPAPLPTPAGTVRAAQLGLTGRPALSPNNAASTEAPATLTYTHQLEPGTLGTLTLSATGPYPVSVAVDRDCDGTISAAERSAGPTLTVDGRWPRDASGRLRACAAETTVTVPPTATPGTTGVTTTTATLNWALRPVTDSAQATDTTTVIPGATISKTVQNLTRQEGPAASVGARPQDTLRYCLNVQNTTPNPITGAVISDTVPGPTQYVSGSLTLNGLPVSDIADTDAAEITAGTVTYRLGTLPPGATARACFDVTVP from the coding sequence TTGACGTACCTGATCCGCACGCCCCTGGGGCGCGCCGCGCTCTGCCTGCTGGCCCTGCTGGGCGGCGCCTCCGGCCGCGCCGGCAGCTGCGTGGGCACCGCGTGCGTGGTCGCCGGACCCCGGCTGCTCAGCGTGGACTCCGGCCGCAGCGTCATCCTGAACACGCTCATCGAGGGACTGCTGGGCGGCGGGAACCTCAGCGCGACGGCGCTCGACTGGAACGCCGTGGCGCAGGCGGACGTGCGGCTGGACACCTTCCTGAATCTCCTGCAGGCCCGGGTCAGCGCCGCGAGCGTGCAGGACGCGCTGAATACCCAGATCACGGCCGCGACCCTCTTCGAGGTGGCCGCGCAGGCGGCCCAGGCGGACGGCAACGTGGCCGCCGCCAGCGCCCTGAACCTCCTGGCCGCGCGGGTGGGCGGCCTGAGCGGCACGCTGCGTCTGGGTGAGCTGCTGCAGCTCAGCTTCCCGCCCGGCGCATTCACGGACGCCCGGCTGAACCTGCTCAATCTCGTGCTGGGCGGCGCGCAGCTGTTCAACACCCGCAACGCCGTCACCACCGGCACCACGCCCATCACCCTGACCGGCGTCAGCGTGGACCTCAGCGCCCTGGGCCTGGGCCTGGGCACCGTCACGCCCACCGTGCAGGCCTTCGTGCAGGTGATCGAGCCGCCCGTCTACGTCTGCGGTCCCCAGGGCGCCGAGTTCCACACGGCGGCCGTCCGCGTCAAGCTCGACGTGAACCTCGGCAACCTGAACGTGGGCGTCCCGGCCGCCGGCCTGACGCTGACCCTCACGCGGCTGAACCTGTACCTGGAAGTCGCGCAGGCCGCCGGCACCATCGGCCTGATCGACGCGGTCGCCGACGCCGTCACCCTGAGCGCCACCCCCGGCGTCGCGAAGCTGGGCCTGGGCACCATCCCGGACGCCACCTTCTTCAACCGCACGGTCGCCGATCCCTTCACGGCCCTGACGCCCGCCATCATCGGCACGACGCAGATCAGCGTGTCACTGCCACTCGTCGGGTCACAGAGCGTCAATCTCGACGTGAACGCGCGCGGCCTCGCCAGCGGCACGCCCGGCCCCGGCAGCCTGACCTTCAGCGGCCCCTATCCGCAGACCCAGACCGTCAGCAGCGGCGCCGTGGGGGTGACCAGCCTCGTGACCAGCCTGGTGGACAGCCTGACCCTCTCGCTGACCGTCAGCGCCGGGCAGTCGATTCTTTCCGGACTACAGACCGTGCTGAACGCAGCCATCTCCAATGCCCTGGCCCCCGTCACGTCCACCCTGAAACTGGTGCTCAGGCCCGTCCTGGTCGCCGTGCTGAACGCCGCAGTCGATCAGGTGCTGACCCTGCTCGGCATCCGCATCGGGGAAGCCGTCCTCACGGTCACGGGCGTGAACACCGTCTGCACGGTCACCGGCCGGGTCTACAGCGACCAGCAGCCCGACGGAACGCCCGACCCGGGCGAGACCTGGCCCGGGCCCACCGTCACCGTCAACGCGCTGCGCGGTGGCCGGGTGGTCGGCACCGTCAGCGTGCCCGCCGGCAGCGGCGCGTACAGCCTCAGCGTGCCCGAGAACACCGACGCCCTGCTGCTGAGCACCTCGCCCACCAGCCTCACCCCCACCGCCCCCGGTGGCTTCGTGTTCGTGAACCCGCCCACCGGGCAGGTCACCCTGAGTGTCCCGCCCGGCGCCACCAGCGTGCCGGACCAGAACTTCGGCCTGTTCGCCGGGGACCGGCTGACCACCCTGGTCTTCCGGGACGACGGGCGGGACGCCGTGATCAACGGCGTTCCCGTCAGCGGCGTGCCCCACGACGTGCTGCGCCAGCTCAGCGAGCTGCCGGTCGCGGGCCTGACCCTCACCGCGCAGGGCAGCGGCGGCACCCGCAGCGCCACCACCGATCAGACCGGCGCGGCCACCCTGTACCTGCCCCTGGGCTGGACGGGCGTCACCCTGAGCGCCGGCATCGTCCCCGCCCGCGACGCCCTGACGGGCCTGCGCGTGGACAGCGCCGTCGTCCTCGCCACCGACCCGCTGGGCAGCGGCCTGTCCCCCGCGCCCCTGCCCACGCCCGCCGGAACCGTCCGCGCCGCCCAGCTCGGCCTGACCGGGCGGCCGGCCCTCAGCCCCAACAACGCCGCCAGCACCGAGGCGCCCGCCACCCTGACCTACACGCACCAGCTGGAGCCCGGCACGCTGGGCACCCTCACGCTGAGCGCCACCGGGCCCTACCCGGTCAGTGTGGCCGTGGACCGTGACTGCGACGGTACCATCAGCGCCGCCGAACGCAGCGCCGGCCCGACCCTCACGGTCGACGGCCGCTGGCCCCGCGACGCCAGCGGCCGCCTGCGCGCCTGCGCGGCCGAGACGACCGTGACGGTCCCCCCCACGGCCACACCCGGCACGACCGGCGTCACGACCACGACCGCCACGCTCAACTGGGCGCTGCGCCCCGTCACCGACAGCGCGCAGGCCACCGACACCACCACCGTCATCCCGGGCGCCACCATCAGCAAGACCGTGCAGAACCTCACCCGCCAGGAAGGGCCCGCCGCCAGCGTCGGCGCGCGCCCCCAGGACACCCTGCGGTACTGCCTGAACGTGCAGAACACCACCCCGAACCCCATCACGGGCGCCGTGATCAGCGACACCGTCCCGGGCCCCACGCAGTACGTGAGCGGCAGCCTGACCCTGAACGGCCTCCCAGTCAGCGACATCGCCGACACCGACGCCGCCGAGATCACCGCCGGCACGGTCACGTACCGCCTGGGCACCCTGCCACCCGGCGCCACCGCCCGCGCCTGCTTCGACGTGACCGTCCCCTGA
- a CDS encoding HD domain-containing protein, with protein MFRRRAPLPPFPPGGVLVGGAARDWLRGVAAKDFDWMVPDPAGAAWGLADALGGSAFELDAARGYWRVNAPGGVQHDLVPRPADVQEDLRRRDFTVNALGVLPGGRVLDVVGGQADLRARRLRMVSRENLRADPLRAWRAARFELTLGFRLEPGTETALREVASDLAGGRLPLPAWERVRDEVHALLRSMDAARGVGRLEDLGLLALTVPELREGRGVAQGGFHHLDVFAHGVEALHQLIGRFPDAPLPLRWAALLHDVGKPRTLVRDELTGRASFHGHDRVGAAVAAQVLTRLKLPGEDVRHASALVGAHMVPLPATEREARRFVHRRRALLPDLLAVMLADREAARGPLSSEASRRAYARGIERVLAALEEQPSAPPPLLRGEEIMALLGVPSGPRVGEATRALAEAAALGEVGTPEEARAFLLAWAAAN; from the coding sequence ATGTTCCGTCGCCGCGCCCCTCTGCCGCCGTTTCCGCCGGGTGGGGTGCTGGTAGGGGGCGCGGCGCGGGACTGGTTGCGTGGGGTGGCGGCGAAGGATTTCGACTGGATGGTGCCCGACCCGGCCGGGGCGGCGTGGGGGCTGGCGGACGCGCTGGGGGGCTCGGCGTTCGAGCTGGACGCGGCGCGGGGCTACTGGCGCGTGAATGCGCCGGGTGGGGTGCAGCATGATCTGGTGCCGCGCCCGGCGGACGTGCAGGAGGACCTGCGTCGGCGGGATTTCACGGTGAATGCGCTGGGGGTGCTGCCGGGTGGGCGGGTGCTGGACGTGGTGGGCGGGCAGGCGGACCTGCGCGCGCGGCGGCTGCGGATGGTGTCACGGGAGAATCTGCGCGCGGATCCGCTGCGGGCGTGGCGGGCGGCGCGGTTCGAGCTGACGCTGGGCTTCCGGCTGGAGCCGGGGACGGAGACGGCGCTGCGGGAGGTCGCCTCGGATCTGGCGGGGGGCCGCCTGCCGCTGCCCGCGTGGGAGCGGGTGCGGGATGAGGTGCACGCGCTGCTGCGATCCATGGACGCGGCGCGGGGCGTGGGGCGGCTGGAGGACCTGGGCCTGCTGGCCCTGACCGTGCCGGAGCTGCGCGAGGGGCGGGGCGTGGCGCAGGGCGGCTTTCATCACCTGGACGTGTTCGCGCATGGGGTGGAGGCGCTGCATCAGCTGATCGGGCGCTTCCCGGATGCCCCGCTGCCGCTGCGCTGGGCGGCGCTGCTGCATGACGTGGGTAAACCCCGCACGCTGGTGCGTGACGAGCTGACCGGGCGGGCGTCGTTCCACGGGCATGACCGGGTGGGGGCGGCCGTCGCGGCGCAGGTGCTGACGCGCCTGAAACTCCCCGGGGAGGACGTGCGGCACGCCTCGGCGCTGGTGGGGGCGCACATGGTCCCGCTGCCCGCCACCGAGCGGGAGGCGCGGCGCTTCGTGCACCGCCGCCGCGCGCTGCTGCCGGACCTGCTGGCAGTCATGCTGGCCGACCGCGAGGCGGCGCGCGGTCCGCTGAGCAGCGAGGCGTCCCGCCGGGCGTACGCGCGCGGCATCGAGCGGGTCCTGGCGGCGCTGGAGGAGCAGCCCAGCGCCCCGCCTCCGCTGCTGCGCGGCGAGGAGATCATGGCCCTGCTGGGCGTCCCCTCGGGCCCCCGGGTGGGCGAGGCGACCCGCGCGCTGGCCGAGGCGGCGGCCCTGGGCGAGGTCGGCACCCCCGAGGAGGCCCGCGCGTTCCTGCTGGCCTGGGCCGCCGCGAACTGA